In one Novosphingopyxis iocasae genomic region, the following are encoded:
- a CDS encoding trimeric intracellular cation channel family protein: MNAGSILPNFEIGPMLSALDLLGIAVFAASGALAAAQKGQTLVTFSFFALVTGVGGGTVRDLLIGAPVFWIVDNNVLYAIALVVALIWITPQTWWRASTLDWFDAIGLAVYSVYGAAKAIEYGINPIPAALMGIITACVGGVIRDVLAGEPSIILRPEIYVTAAALASSLFVILKLLGVDTPIAAIVAALAGFMLRGAAIHFGWSLPAYRGNTSEV; encoded by the coding sequence ATGAACGCAGGCAGCATATTACCCAATTTCGAGATCGGCCCGATGCTGTCGGCGCTGGACCTGCTCGGCATCGCGGTGTTCGCGGCGTCCGGTGCGTTGGCCGCAGCGCAGAAGGGCCAGACGCTCGTCACCTTCAGCTTCTTCGCGCTCGTCACCGGCGTTGGCGGCGGCACCGTGCGCGATCTTCTGATCGGCGCGCCGGTGTTCTGGATCGTCGACAATAATGTCCTCTATGCCATCGCCTTGGTGGTCGCGCTGATCTGGATTACGCCGCAGACATGGTGGCGGGCGAGTACGCTAGACTGGTTCGATGCGATCGGCCTGGCCGTCTATTCCGTCTACGGCGCCGCCAAGGCGATCGAATATGGCATCAATCCCATCCCCGCCGCGTTGATGGGCATCATCACGGCCTGCGTGGGCGGCGTTATCCGCGACGTTCTGGCGGGCGAACCCTCGATCATCCTTCGCCCGGAAATCTACGTCACAGCCGCCGCGCTTGCGTCCAGCCTGTTTGTCATACTCAAACTGCTCGGCGTGGACACGCCGATCGCCGCGATCGTAGCGGCGCTGGCCGGCTTCATGCTGCGCGGCGCAGCGATCCATTTCGGATGGTCGCTCCCCGCCTATCGCGGCAACACCTCCGAAGTATAA
- the ruvA gene encoding Holliday junction branch migration protein RuvA produces MIAKLSGRIDAAGADHLVIDVGGVGYLVHASARTITAIGAVGEAASVHTEMQVSENDMRLIGFTSAAERDWFRLLVGVQGVGSKVALAILSALELDELKRAIGSDDAAMVARANGVGPKLAKRIVNELRDKAGAIPGGPAGSAPIPAGSHSADAVSALQNLGFKPAEASRTVAAAADDLGDDASLDALVRLALKKAAK; encoded by the coding sequence ATGATCGCGAAACTCAGTGGACGGATCGACGCGGCGGGGGCCGACCATCTGGTGATCGACGTGGGCGGCGTCGGCTATCTCGTCCACGCCTCCGCGCGCACCATCACCGCCATCGGAGCGGTGGGAGAGGCCGCCTCCGTCCACACCGAAATGCAGGTGAGCGAGAACGACATGCGCCTCATCGGCTTTACAAGCGCGGCGGAGCGGGACTGGTTTCGCCTGCTCGTGGGAGTACAGGGCGTGGGCTCCAAGGTGGCGCTCGCCATCCTCTCCGCGCTGGAGCTGGACGAACTGAAGCGCGCCATCGGTTCGGACGATGCCGCGATGGTGGCGCGCGCCAACGGCGTGGGGCCAAAGCTTGCCAAGCGCATCGTCAACGAGTTGCGCGACAAGGCCGGTGCCATTCCGGGCGGGCCAGCCGGCAGCGCCCCCATCCCCGCTGGATCACACAGCGCCGATGCGGTCAGCGCGCTGCAGAATCTGGGTTTCAAACCAGCCGAAGCATCTCGCACCGTCGCTGCGGCTGCGGACGATTTGGGCGACGACGCAAGCCTCGACGCGCTGGTGCGCCTCGCCCTAAAGAAGGCTGCAAAGTGA
- a CDS encoding antibiotic biosynthesis monooxygenase family protein: MDGRAMSYSVIWEYFVPEDRRADFEAAYGGTGPWVDLFEEAEGFLGTWLLRDKEQQGRYLSHDRWASRAAYDSFKRAFAERYEELDRQLDGLSTRENYIGAYDEVAG, from the coding sequence ATGGACGGACGTGCGATGAGCTATTCGGTGATCTGGGAATATTTCGTGCCGGAAGATCGGCGCGCGGACTTCGAGGCAGCCTATGGCGGCACCGGCCCATGGGTCGATCTGTTCGAGGAGGCGGAGGGCTTTCTGGGCACCTGGCTGCTGCGCGACAAAGAACAGCAGGGCCGCTATCTCAGCCACGACCGCTGGGCCAGCCGCGCCGCTTATGACAGCTTCAAGCGCGCCTTTGCCGAACGCTATGAGGAGTTGGATCGCCAGCTGGACGGGCTTTCCACGCGCGAAAACTATATTGGTGCCTATGATGAGGTAGCGGGGTGA
- a CDS encoding ribbon-helix-helix domain-containing protein codes for MGDMNISIPPALEDWVETRLAEGRYLDAGDYVRDLMRRDRERTEDENAWLKQLADEGRASGIIEMESEDVIEKIISDHPANRD; via the coding sequence ATGGGAGACATGAACATCTCGATCCCCCCTGCCTTGGAAGACTGGGTGGAAACACGCCTTGCCGAAGGACGCTATCTCGACGCGGGCGACTATGTGCGCGATCTCATGCGGCGTGACCGGGAGCGGACCGAGGACGAAAATGCCTGGCTGAAGCAGCTCGCCGACGAGGGGAGAGCCTCGGGCATCATCGAAATGGAGTCCGAAGACGTCATCGAGAAGATCATCTCGGACCATCCCGCAAACCGTGACTGA
- a CDS encoding type II toxin-antitoxin system RelE/ParE family toxin: MTDLRLSSAAGEDLIEIRLYSLNEFGGTVADDYLRGFKKAFDRLREYPKLGSLTPELGNGVRCLIHRRHRILYEINDDTLVVLRVIHSARRPSRTLLENSGE, encoded by the coding sequence GTGACTGATCTCCGACTGAGTTCGGCCGCCGGCGAAGATCTTATCGAAATCCGTCTGTACAGCCTCAACGAATTTGGCGGCACCGTTGCAGACGACTACCTTCGCGGATTCAAAAAGGCGTTCGATCGGCTTCGCGAATACCCCAAGTTGGGTTCTCTGACGCCCGAACTTGGCAACGGCGTCCGCTGCCTGATCCATCGCCGCCACCGAATTCTCTACGAGATTAATGACGACACGTTAGTGGTGTTGCGCGTGATTCACAGCGCACGCAGACCATCCCGCACACTTCTCGAAAATTCCGGCGAATAA
- the ruvB gene encoding Holliday junction branch migration DNA helicase RuvB codes for MSEPAPLLSAERQPDDPDAALRPKSLDDFVGQRQARENLRVFIEAAKSRSEAMDHVLFFGPPGLGKTTLAQIVARELGVGFRATSGPVIAKSGDLAALLTNLEEGDVLFIDEIHRLNPVVEEVLYPAMEDRCLDLIIGEGPSARSVRIDLPAFTLIGATTRQGLLTTPLRDRFGIPVRLNFYTVEELQRVVTRAATLLTLPIAPDGAAEIAKRARGTPRVAGRLLRRVRDFANVLGEHEVTAKVADEALTRLEVDSLGLDAMDRRYLHMIADIYRGGPVGVETLAAGLSEPRDTIEDVIEPYLIQLGLIARTARGRCLNGRGWTHLGLAPPQGSATQDGLFD; via the coding sequence ATGTCCGAACCCGCCCCCCTCCTCTCCGCCGAGCGTCAACCGGATGATCCGGATGCGGCGCTGCGGCCCAAATCGCTCGACGATTTCGTCGGGCAACGGCAGGCGCGCGAGAATTTACGGGTGTTCATCGAGGCGGCAAAATCGCGGTCCGAGGCGATGGACCATGTCCTGTTCTTCGGCCCGCCCGGCCTTGGCAAGACCACGCTGGCGCAGATCGTGGCGCGCGAACTGGGCGTGGGGTTCCGCGCCACCAGCGGACCGGTGATCGCGAAATCCGGCGATCTTGCCGCGCTGCTGACCAATCTGGAAGAGGGCGATGTTCTCTTCATCGACGAAATCCATCGCCTCAATCCCGTAGTGGAGGAAGTGCTCTACCCCGCGATGGAGGACCGCTGCCTCGATCTCATTATCGGCGAAGGCCCATCCGCGCGCAGCGTCCGGATCGATCTGCCCGCCTTCACGCTGATCGGCGCAACAACCCGGCAGGGGCTTCTGACCACGCCGCTGCGCGATCGCTTCGGCATTCCGGTGCGGCTCAATTTCTACACGGTGGAAGAGTTGCAACGCGTGGTTACGCGCGCCGCTACGCTTCTGACCCTGCCGATTGCCCCGGATGGTGCGGCCGAAATCGCCAAGCGCGCCCGCGGCACGCCGCGCGTTGCCGGACGGTTGCTGCGCCGCGTGCGCGATTTCGCGAATGTGCTGGGCGAGCATGAAGTTACCGCCAAGGTGGCTGACGAGGCTTTGACCCGGTTGGAGGTGGACTCGCTCGGTCTCGATGCAATGGACAGGCGCTATCTCCACATGATCGCAGACATCTATCGCGGCGGGCCGGTGGGCGTGGAGACGCTGGCCGCCGGCCTATCCGAGCCGCGCGACACGATTGAGGACGTGATCGAGCCCTATCTCATCCAGCTCGGCCTGATCGCACGCACCGCGCGGGGCCGCTGCCTCAACGGGCGCGGCTGGACGCATCTGGGACTCGCCCCGCCGCAGGGCAGTGCGACGCAGGACGGGCTGTTCGACTAA
- the ybgC gene encoding tol-pal system-associated acyl-CoA thioesterase encodes MQDAPYHGHFIGPEHRFAIRVYFEDTDFSGVVYHANYLRFFERARSDMLRVAGIDQAAAHEAGTGVYAVAAMDLKFRAPAHFDDALLIRSHVTAVRGASCVIAQRLFRDDLLLCEANVTAAFVSPSGRPTRQPKDWLAIYEALMADTDPLEER; translated from the coding sequence ATGCAGGATGCACCCTATCACGGCCATTTCATAGGCCCCGAACATCGCTTCGCCATCCGCGTCTATTTCGAAGACACGGACTTTTCCGGCGTTGTCTATCACGCAAATTATCTGCGATTCTTCGAGCGGGCACGATCCGACATGCTGCGCGTCGCGGGCATTGATCAGGCCGCCGCGCACGAGGCCGGCACCGGCGTTTATGCCGTTGCGGCGATGGACCTGAAATTCCGCGCGCCCGCCCATTTCGACGATGCGCTATTGATCCGCAGCCATGTCACCGCTGTGCGCGGGGCAAGCTGCGTGATCGCACAGCGTCTGTTCAGGGACGATCTGTTGCTGTGCGAGGCGAACGTGACCGCCGCATTCGTTTCGCCCTCGGGCCGTCCCACCCGGCAACCGAAGGATTGGCTTGCCATATATGAGGCGCTAATGGCCGACACCGATCCTTTGGAAGAGCGCTGA
- the tolQ gene encoding protein TolQ translates to MTSLSLLTAAATATAGFSPIGLFLQADIVVKAVIIGLILASIWTWAIIISFVVRISSIRRKTKEFEREFWKTEDIDGFVKTRTKNKLPIAQVLASAVTEWRHSTSGKRIDREGTRERLGAVMNTTIAHEIDKLSERLNFLATTGSVAPFVGLFGTVWGIMRSFTAIAAEQNSTLAVVAPGIAEALFATAIGLFAAIPAVIAYNRFAHRLNQHEARLGRFADGFHATLSRELEKDA, encoded by the coding sequence TTGACCTCCCTTTCTCTCCTCACCGCCGCCGCGACGGCCACCGCCGGTTTTTCGCCGATCGGACTGTTTCTGCAGGCCGATATCGTCGTCAAAGCCGTGATTATCGGCCTCATCCTGGCCAGCATATGGACCTGGGCGATCATCATCTCCTTCGTCGTGCGCATAAGCAGCATCCGCCGCAAAACGAAGGAATTCGAACGCGAGTTCTGGAAGACCGAGGACATTGACGGCTTCGTCAAGACGCGCACCAAGAACAAGTTGCCGATCGCGCAGGTTCTGGCGAGCGCGGTGACGGAATGGCGCCATTCGACCAGCGGCAAGCGGATCGACCGGGAGGGCACGCGCGAGCGCTTGGGCGCCGTCATGAACACCACCATCGCGCATGAAATCGACAAGCTGTCCGAGCGTCTGAACTTCCTTGCCACCACCGGGTCTGTCGCCCCTTTTGTCGGGCTGTTCGGCACAGTCTGGGGCATCATGCGCAGCTTCACCGCCATTGCGGCCGAGCAGAACAGCACGCTTGCCGTCGTCGCGCCGGGCATTGCGGAGGCCCTGTTCGCCACCGCCATCGGCCTGTTCGCCGCGATCCCCGCCGTCATTGCCTATAATCGCTTCGCGCACCGGCTGAACCAGCATGAGGCGCGGCTCGGGCGTTTTGCCGACGGGTTCCACGCAACACTCAGCCGTGAGCTGGAGAAAGACGCCTGA
- a CDS encoding ExbD/TolR family protein: MAMQLGNGRGGSRRRGRGGQRAPLAEINVTPLVDVMLVLLIIFMVTAPLLVTGVPVELPESRANAIEQPEEPIEISIDSSGIVYIGEDAVSTTELPGRLEALAAAPGADERAVILRGDKNIDYGAMMSVMGELNRAGLNSISLVTTGSGAQP; this comes from the coding sequence ATGGCGATGCAGCTGGGCAATGGGCGGGGCGGATCGCGGCGGCGGGGCCGCGGCGGACAGCGCGCGCCGCTGGCCGAGATCAACGTCACCCCGCTGGTCGACGTCATGCTGGTGCTGCTGATCATCTTCATGGTGACGGCACCGCTTCTGGTAACGGGAGTGCCGGTCGAACTGCCCGAAAGCCGCGCGAATGCGATCGAACAGCCCGAAGAACCGATCGAGATTTCGATCGATTCCTCCGGCATTGTCTATATCGGCGAGGATGCGGTCAGCACCACCGAGCTGCCCGGACGGCTCGAAGCCCTGGCCGCGGCGCCAGGTGCGGACGAGCGTGCCGTCATCCTGCGCGGTGACAAGAATATCGATTATGGCGCGATGATGAGCGTGATGGGCGAACTGAACCGCGCCGGGCTGAATTCGATCAGTCTGGTCACCACGGGTTCAGGCGCGCAGCCATAG
- a CDS encoding cell envelope biogenesis protein TolA, which produces MQRAEKIGLGIAVAGHVALFAALSLGLFSADEPPVPKPDPVQVSLIGEVAPLAAAPEINSEAPAPAPADDIGDPLEAAAEPLPQMDAPAPVTQTEPAPPRAEPKPVPKPDPKPAPKPKSAPKAKEKPKPEPKKAETKKAEPKKAEAKPAAKAAPKKETKPAPEKASSGSRATASRSRSFADSLRGSIGTDGKSDKPVAAAYSETTRRQIDVSIKGEIAPYWKRNVPTGVDIDQLRTVLRITLNKDGSLAGTPKVISQTGKTASNEPQQKLHIERAIKSVRQAAPFKLPAEYYDNWKSWDLTFRTDI; this is translated from the coding sequence ATGCAGAGGGCAGAAAAAATCGGGCTGGGAATCGCGGTTGCAGGGCATGTCGCCCTGTTCGCTGCCCTGTCGCTTGGCCTGTTTTCCGCCGATGAGCCCCCCGTCCCGAAGCCCGATCCCGTCCAGGTCTCGCTGATCGGCGAAGTGGCGCCCCTCGCCGCCGCGCCCGAGATCAACAGCGAGGCCCCTGCCCCCGCTCCTGCCGACGACATCGGCGATCCGCTGGAGGCGGCGGCAGAGCCTTTGCCGCAGATGGACGCGCCCGCGCCGGTGACGCAGACCGAACCCGCACCGCCGCGTGCCGAGCCCAAGCCGGTGCCGAAACCAGACCCCAAGCCTGCCCCGAAGCCGAAATCCGCGCCCAAGGCGAAGGAAAAGCCGAAGCCCGAGCCTAAGAAGGCCGAAACCAAAAAGGCCGAGCCGAAGAAAGCGGAAGCCAAGCCTGCGGCGAAGGCGGCCCCGAAGAAAGAGACCAAGCCCGCGCCCGAAAAAGCGAGCAGCGGCAGCCGGGCGACCGCGAGCCGTTCGCGCAGCTTTGCCGACAGCCTGCGCGGGTCGATCGGCACCGACGGCAAGTCCGACAAGCCGGTCGCCGCCGCCTATAGCGAGACCACCCGCCGCCAGATCGACGTCAGCATCAAGGGCGAGATCGCGCCCTATTGGAAACGGAATGTACCGACGGGCGTCGATATCGATCAGCTGCGCACGGTCCTGCGGATCACGCTCAACAAGGACGGTAGCCTTGCAGGCACGCCCAAAGTGATCAGCCAGACCGGCAAGACCGCGAGCAACGAGCCGCAGCAGAAGCTGCATATTGAACGGGCCATCAAATCGGTGCGGCAGGCCGCACCGTTCAAGCTTCCGGCAGAATATTATGATAACTGGAAATCATGGGACCTGACGTTCAGAACGGATATATGA
- the tolB gene encoding Tol-Pal system beta propeller repeat protein TolB, protein MGPDVQNGYMKNLARHIIRAALLSAAALVPAAAMAQQSEDIVADAQQNDTIIAIPAFATDADRPTDAYSTADLGRRIAAVITADLRNNGLFTPRGPDQVRSIGYNEVTAPQFPGWRNINAEVLVQGFVRAANPNEITVGCYLYDVGLGSELSRQGYVVPARDWRRAAHKCSDIIYSRLTGEQPFFDSRIAYIAESGPKNNRRKQLAVMDSDGANHRILTSGGATALTPRFSPNYQSILYLSYVDGNPRIYIYDIGSGKQRLVTQSSNATFAPRWSPDGRTILYSMAVNGNTDVYKISADGGTPVRLTTAPGIDVGGSFSPDGRQIVFESDRSGSQQIYVMNADGSNQRRISFGSGRYATPEWSPRGDLIAFTKIAGNLRIGVIRPDGSGERLLTDSWQDEAPTWAPNGRVIQFFRTAQGSGDASIWQVDVAGANERKLPTPGSGSDPAWGPIRP, encoded by the coding sequence ATGGGACCTGACGTTCAGAACGGATATATGAAGAACCTAGCCCGCCACATCATCCGCGCCGCGTTGCTCTCAGCCGCCGCGCTCGTCCCCGCCGCCGCCATGGCGCAGCAGAGCGAGGACATTGTCGCCGACGCGCAGCAGAACGACACGATCATCGCGATTCCCGCCTTCGCCACCGATGCGGATCGGCCGACCGATGCTTATTCAACCGCCGATCTTGGCCGCAGGATTGCTGCGGTCATCACGGCGGACCTGCGCAATAATGGCCTGTTCACGCCGCGCGGGCCCGATCAGGTGCGCTCGATCGGTTATAATGAGGTCACCGCACCGCAATTCCCCGGCTGGCGGAACATCAACGCCGAAGTGTTGGTGCAGGGCTTCGTACGCGCCGCCAATCCCAACGAGATCACCGTCGGCTGCTATCTCTACGACGTCGGCTTGGGTAGCGAACTTTCGCGTCAGGGCTATGTCGTCCCGGCACGCGACTGGCGGCGCGCGGCGCACAAATGCTCGGACATTATCTATTCGCGGCTGACCGGCGAGCAGCCCTTCTTCGACAGCCGCATCGCTTATATCGCGGAGAGCGGGCCGAAGAATAACCGGCGCAAGCAGCTGGCCGTGATGGATTCGGACGGTGCGAACCACCGTATTCTGACCAGTGGCGGCGCAACGGCGCTGACGCCGCGCTTTTCACCCAATTATCAGTCGATCCTCTATCTCAGCTATGTCGACGGCAATCCGCGCATCTATATCTATGATATCGGCAGCGGAAAGCAGCGGCTGGTGACGCAAAGCTCAAACGCCACCTTCGCGCCCCGCTGGTCCCCCGATGGGCGCACCATCCTCTACTCGATGGCGGTGAACGGCAATACGGACGTCTACAAGATCTCCGCGGATGGCGGCACGCCGGTGCGGTTGACCACGGCACCCGGCATCGATGTCGGCGGCAGCTTTTCGCCCGATGGCAGACAGATCGTGTTCGAAAGCGATCGTTCGGGCAGTCAGCAGATCTATGTGATGAACGCGGACGGATCGAACCAGCGCCGCATCAGCTTCGGCAGCGGCCGCTACGCCACGCCTGAGTGGAGCCCGCGCGGAGATCTGATCGCCTTCACCAAGATCGCCGGAAACCTTCGCATCGGCGTAATTCGCCCGGACGGCAGCGGCGAGCGACTGCTGACCGACAGCTGGCAGGACGAGGCCCCCACCTGGGCGCCCAACGGCCGCGTGATCCAGTTCTTCCGCACTGCGCAAGGTTCGGGCGATGCATCGATCTGGCAGGTGGACGTCGCCGGTGCCAATGAGCGCAAGCTGCCCACCCCCGGCAGCGGTTCCGACCCGGCATGGGGTCCGATCCGCCCTTGA